The DNA sequence CCATCGTCACGCCGGTGGCGATGGGTTGCAGGATCGTCCTCGCAGGTCGTCGGGCGGGAGATTGGCGGCCCGTGATCCTGCCCGATGGCCGGGAGGGATGGATCCCTGAAGCCGACACGGAGGTGGATGGGAGGGGGATGGCCAGCCTGTTCTGGTCCCCGCCGGTCAGGGGAATGCCCAGGCTCGGCCCGAGGAGCTTCGCGAGGGCCCGTCTTCGCAGGGTCATCGAGCGGGCGCGGCAACTGATCGGCACGCCCTATCGGTGGGGAGGCGCGTCGGCCTGGGGGCTCGATTGCTCGGGGTTCGTGCGCCTCGTCTTCGGTCTCGAGGGGATCGCGCTGCCGAGGGATGCGAGGGATCAGGCGAGCGCCCTCGCGCGGTGGCTGGCCACGACCGACCGCGGCGGCCTCCGAACGGGCGACCTGGTCTTCTTCGGGCGCTCGATGGAAGCGATCGATCACGTTGGATTGGTCGTGGAGGGGGGGCGGGGGAGAGTCCTGCACGCGAGCGGGAGTGTCCGCCTCTCGAGCCTCGATGAAGGCGACCCTCTCTTCGAGCCGGCGCTCCTCGCCAGGGTCCGGGCCGTCGCCCGCCCGCCGTGGTCCGGTCGGAAGAAGTACTCTGGAAGCAGTCTAAAGACGCCGAAGAGGCGAGAAGAGGGAAGTTGACAGCGGAAGGGTTCAAGACTAGATTGTGAAGTAGATCACAACAGTCCACGGAGCGCCAACTC is a window from the Candidatus Eisenbacteria bacterium genome containing:
- a CDS encoding NlpC/P60 family protein, producing MKSRRAECRIVAVPVLELRRRPDHRSECVTECLMGSRLLVERSSLDGRWLHVLAPDGYRAWARSWGTAPSGSPWGARERACRAVRAAFSHVHAGPDADSAIVTPVAMGCRIVLAGRRAGDWRPVILPDGREGWIPEADTEVDGRGMASLFWSPPVRGMPRLGPRSFARARLRRVIERARQLIGTPYRWGGASAWGLDCSGFVRLVFGLEGIALPRDARDQASALARWLATTDRGGLRTGDLVFFGRSMEAIDHVGLVVEGGRGRVLHASGSVRLSSLDEGDPLFEPALLARVRAVARPPWSGRKKYSGSSLKTPKRREEGS